Genomic window (Synechococcus sp. LA31):
GCAGCGTGTTCTGCCGGAGAGCCCGGCCGAGAAGGCCGGCCTTCGCCGCGGTGATCTGGTGGTGGGCGCAGCCGATCAGACCGTGCTCGATCCCGGCACCCTGCTGCGCTTGGTGGAGGGTTCCACGGTCGGTGAACTGTTGCCGCTCACAGTGTTGCGCGGCAACCAGGAGCTGCAGCTCTCGATCCGGCCGGAGGCGCTTCCCAGCGCCTGAGCTACGGTCACCGGCCAGAGTGAACGGCGTGATGGCAGATCTGCAGGATCAGATGAAGCATGCGGTGGCGGCAGCGGCCACCGAGCAGATCCAAAGCGGCATGGTCGTGGGTCTGGGCTCTGGCTCGACGGCAGCCTTGATGATCAAAGCCCTCGGAGCCAAGCTCAACAGCGGCGAGCTCACCGACATCGTGGGTGTCACCACCTCCTTCCAGGGAGAGGTGCTGGCGGCCGAGCTGGGCATTCCTCTGCAGAGCCTCAATGCGGTGGATCGCATCGATCTGGCCATTGATGGTGCCGATGAGGTGGATCCCTCGTTCCAGCTGATCAAGGGCGGGGGCGCATGCCACGTGCAGGAAAAGCTGGTGGCTGTGCGGGCTCAGCGATTTGTGGTGGTGGTGGATTCCACCAAGCTGGTGGATACCCTCAACCTGGGCTTCCTGCTGCCAGTTGAGGTGATGCCCGGTGCCTGGCGACAGGTGCAGGGGCAACTGGCTGCCATGGGTGGAGATGCGCAGCTGCGCATGGCTGTGAAGAAGGCCGGTCCTGTG
Coding sequences:
- the rpiA gene encoding ribose-5-phosphate isomerase RpiA, which encodes MADLQDQMKHAVAAAATEQIQSGMVVGLGSGSTAALMIKALGAKLNSGELTDIVGVTTSFQGEVLAAELGIPLQSLNAVDRIDLAIDGADEVDPSFQLIKGGGACHVQEKLVAVRAQRFVVVVDSTKLVDTLNLGFLLPVEVMPGAWRQVQGQLAAMGGDAQLRMAVKKAGPVVTDQGNLVLDVKFAGGIGDPVGLEKEINNLPGVLENGLFVNITDQVLVGEINDGVASVRDLLKR